A single region of the Triticum dicoccoides isolate Atlit2015 ecotype Zavitan chromosome 2B, WEW_v2.0, whole genome shotgun sequence genome encodes:
- the LOC119360730 gene encoding agamous-like MADS-box protein MADS4 — protein MARKKVPLRYIGNSTRRRTYETRRNNLMKKADELGILCNTKICMLVYDEGTAAPDVYPSHMEAMAILNRYKNMPDMARFKKVVTQEEFLTKQVAKLQHEANKLWREREDRDTRILLHKAMLSANLNVEEVARVGYKLQEIRKSLADRIANTSGQPPFFQPQAPYVTGGVNMGPPSLDQVPPQQEGWQPEVFQAQAPQVTSNADKGYLPPQAPYVTGNVDMGPLQMYHVPPQQHDWQPPTFQPQAPYVPSSVDMGPPPMYQEPRQQEEGWQTPVFHPQVPYVIGSINRGPSSMY, from the coding sequence ATGGCCCGCAAGAAGGTGCCCCTCCGGTACATTGGCAACTCAACACGCCGCCGTACTTATGAGACGCGCCGCAACAACCTGATGAAGAAGGCGGACGAGTTGGGCATCTTGTGCAACACCAAGATCTGCATGCTAGTGTATGATGAGGGCACCGCGGCGCCGGACGTTTACCCATCCCACATGGAGGCGATGGCTATCCTGAATAGGTACAAGAACATGCCCGACATGGCGCGGTTCAAGAAGGTGGTGACCCAGGAAGAGTTCCTCACCAAGCAAGTCGCCAAGCTCCAGCATGAGGCTAACAAGCTCTGGCGCGAGCGTGAGGACCGTGATACCAGGATCCTTCTTCACAAGGCCATGCTCAGTGCCAACCTGAATGTTGAGGAGGTTGCCAGGGTTGGCTATAAGTTGCAGGAGATCCGCAAGAGCCTCGCCGACCGCATCGCTAATACCAGCGGGCAGCCGCCATTCTTCCAGCCCCAAGCGCCATACGTCACCGGTGGTGTCAACATGGGTCCTCCATCACTGGACCAGGTGCCGCCACAGCAAGAGGGCTGGCAGCCAGAGGTCTTCCAGGCCCAGGCACCACAGGTCACGAGCAACGCCGACAAGGGGTATCTGCCGCCCCAGGCACCATATGTCACTGGCAACGTTGACATGGGGCCTCTGCAAATGTATCATGTGCCGCCACAGCAACACGATTGGCAGCCACCAACATTCCAGCCCCAAGCACCATATGTCCCTAGTAGCGTTGACATGGGGCCTCCGCCGATGTATCAGGAGCCGCGgcagcaggaggagggctggcagacaCCGGTCTTCCATCCCCAGGTGCCATACGTCATTGGCAGCATCAACAGAGGGCCTTCGTCGATGTACTAG